A part of Pseudomonadota bacterium genomic DNA contains:
- a CDS encoding CHAD domain-containing protein: MRSPADVEAGPASPLAAEQPREVELKLAVPLEHVEELMRHPLLKRSLAPARSEQLSSVYFDTPDLRLAKDDVTLRVRRHGRRHIQTVKLGPMRQAGLFSRAEWEEPVPTSKPDPARIGNRKLRQRIDRVRLKRGLKPIFGTEFKRTNWLLKGHRGGKVAVGLDVGEIKTREGSRSICELELELKSGKPGELFEVAEALARDMPLRLEFESKASRGFALYQGEASRPVKACEVALGDVDTTFAMAKRTFAACFDQLAANWGPAVDGSDPEGVHQLRVAIRRFRSALGLFRELLDADGHAKLRLELGWLAQELAPARAWDVFLAELLPSGAGALPVPAVRKTIVRLARRVRKESYERARAALASKRGADLLLALRIWVDEPRWRPAGEEAHAGPPSAAEAMSARDFARHMLHRRHKRVRRFARNAAELSPEALHALRIQVKKLRYAAEFVSGLFPRRRVKSYLRDLARLQQDLGAINDAVTLPPLAGQLLERDRDARLAQAVGALIGWHASRAVSARTHLGPLLEEFADARKFWS; this comes from the coding sequence GTGCGCTCCCCTGCAGACGTCGAAGCAGGCCCCGCTTCGCCTCTCGCCGCCGAGCAGCCACGCGAGGTCGAGCTCAAATTGGCGGTGCCGCTGGAGCATGTCGAGGAGCTCATGCGCCACCCCTTGCTGAAGCGCAGCTTGGCGCCCGCCCGCAGCGAGCAGCTGTCCAGCGTCTATTTCGATACCCCCGATCTCCGCCTGGCGAAGGACGACGTGACCTTGCGCGTGCGCCGGCACGGGCGCCGCCACATCCAGACGGTCAAGCTCGGTCCGATGCGGCAAGCCGGCCTGTTTTCCCGCGCCGAATGGGAAGAGCCGGTGCCTACCTCCAAGCCCGACCCGGCCAGGATCGGCAATCGCAAGCTGCGCCAGCGCATCGATCGGGTCCGCCTCAAGCGCGGGCTGAAGCCGATTTTCGGCACCGAATTCAAGCGGACGAATTGGCTCCTCAAGGGCCATCGCGGCGGCAAGGTCGCGGTCGGGCTCGACGTCGGCGAGATCAAGACGAGAGAAGGCAGCCGGTCGATCTGCGAGCTCGAGCTCGAGCTCAAGTCGGGCAAGCCCGGGGAGCTCTTCGAGGTGGCCGAAGCGCTCGCCCGCGACATGCCGCTTCGCCTCGAGTTCGAAAGCAAGGCCTCCCGCGGCTTCGCCCTCTACCAGGGCGAGGCAAGCCGGCCGGTGAAGGCCTGCGAGGTCGCCTTGGGCGATGTCGACACCACCTTCGCCATGGCCAAGCGCACCTTCGCCGCCTGCTTCGATCAGCTCGCGGCCAACTGGGGGCCGGCGGTCGACGGCTCCGACCCAGAGGGCGTGCATCAGCTCCGCGTCGCCATCCGCCGGTTCCGCTCCGCCTTGGGCTTGTTCAGGGAGCTGCTCGATGCCGACGGGCATGCGAAGCTCCGCCTCGAGCTGGGCTGGCTCGCCCAGGAGCTGGCGCCGGCGCGCGCTTGGGATGTGTTCCTGGCCGAGCTCTTGCCTTCGGGTGCCGGTGCCTTGCCGGTGCCCGCCGTGCGCAAGACGATCGTTCGCCTCGCCCGCCGGGTCCGCAAGGAGAGCTATGAGCGGGCACGGGCGGCACTCGCCTCCAAACGGGGCGCCGATCTCCTGCTGGCGCTTCGCATCTGGGTGGACGAGCCCCGTTGGCGCCCGGCTGGCGAAGAAGCGCATGCCGGCCCGCCGTCCGCGGCGGAGGCGATGTCGGCCAGGGACTTCGCCCGCCACATGCTGCACCGGCGGCACAAGCGGGTCCGCCGCTTCGCCCGCAACGCCGCCGAGCTCTCTCCGGAAGCCCTCCATGCGCTTCGCATCCAGGTGAAGAAGCTGCGCTACGCGGCCGAGTTCGTGAGCGGGCTGTTCCCGCGCCGGCGGGTCAAGTCCTATCTTCGCGATCTCGCCCGGCTGCAGCAGGATCTGGGTGCCATAAATGACGCGGTGACCTTGCCGCCGCTCGCCGGCCAGCTCCTGGAGCGCGATCGCGACGCGCGGCTGGCGCAGGCGGTGGGCGCGCTCATCGGCTGGCATGCCAGCCGCGCGGTCTCGGCGCGCACGCATCTGGGCCCGCTGCTCGAGGAGTTCGCCGACGCCCGCAAGTTTTGGAGCTGA
- a CDS encoding SDR family oxidoreductase, with the protein MTAKMFDLRGRAALVTGGNSGIGLGMAEGLAEAGADVAIWGMRKDRNEAAARQLSRHGRKVHAELLDVSREAEVERAMESTLAALGGLDACFANAGVSGRAGPHRSFIEMTQAEWRRVLDVNLDGVFYTLKAAARAMVGRKQGGSLVATGSAFAIMGQPLVEHYAAAKAGVESMMRSLAVELGQHAIRANTVVPGYIETPLTTERINSEEFTNEHMPRLAIRRWGVPADFSGIAVYLASDASRYVTGATIVIDGGLTIAAKVARDTVG; encoded by the coding sequence ATGACGGCGAAAATGTTCGATTTGCGGGGCCGGGCGGCGCTCGTCACCGGCGGCAACAGCGGGATCGGCCTCGGCATGGCCGAGGGGCTGGCCGAAGCCGGGGCCGATGTGGCGATCTGGGGCATGCGGAAGGATCGCAACGAAGCCGCGGCCCGGCAGCTCTCCCGCCATGGCCGCAAGGTGCACGCGGAGCTCTTGGATGTGAGCCGCGAGGCGGAGGTCGAGCGGGCGATGGAGAGCACGCTTGCGGCTTTGGGCGGCCTCGATGCGTGCTTCGCCAATGCCGGCGTCAGCGGCCGCGCCGGCCCGCATCGGAGCTTCATCGAGATGACCCAGGCGGAATGGCGCCGCGTGCTCGACGTCAATCTGGATGGCGTCTTCTATACCCTCAAGGCCGCCGCCCGGGCGATGGTAGGGCGGAAGCAAGGCGGATCGCTGGTGGCGACCGGCAGCGCCTTCGCCATCATGGGCCAGCCCCTGGTCGAGCACTATGCCGCCGCCAAGGCGGGTGTGGAGTCGATGATGCGGAGCCTCGCCGTCGAGCTGGGCCAGCACGCGATCCGCGCCAACACGGTGGTGCCCGGCTATATCGAGACGCCGCTCACCACGGAGCGCATCAACAGCGAAGAGTTCACGAACGAGCACATGCCGCGGCTTGCCATCAGGCGCTGGGGCGTGCCCGCGGACTTCTCGGGGATCGCCGTCTACCTCGCCAGCGACGCCAGCCGCTACGTGACCGGCGCCACCATCGTCATCGACGGCGGCCTCACCATCGCCGCCAAGGTCGCCCGCGACACAGTCGGTTAG
- the fliQ gene encoding flagellar biosynthesis protein FliQ yields the protein MNTEQALDVLHEALLVTLIISAPMMLIGMIVGTVISLIQAMTQIQETSLAFIPKMLALFIALSLFLPFMLGELAKFTENIMDRIVSIS from the coding sequence TTGAATACCGAGCAGGCCCTCGATGTGCTGCACGAGGCGTTGCTGGTGACCTTGATCATCTCGGCGCCGATGATGCTCATCGGCATGATCGTCGGTACCGTCATTTCTCTCATCCAGGCGATGACCCAGATCCAGGAAACCAGCCTCGCCTTCATCCCGAAGATGCTGGCGCTGTTCATCGCGCTCTCGCTGTTTCTGCCGTTCATGCTGGGCGAGCTCGCCAAGTTCACCGAAAACATCATGGACCGCATCGTCAGCATCAGTTGA
- the fliR gene encoding flagellar type III secretion system protein FliR, producing the protein MPFGVPLQQFVPGEIFAFIVVFARLGSTFTLLPGFGESFIPGRVRLGIALAVTFVVTPLVRPILPPLPDDMVRLLSILFTEVITGMFIGVVTRLLITTLDTAGTFISFQTGLSAAQAFNPALSQSGTIVGAFLALAGVVALFATDMHYLVLRALVDSYTLFRPGSPPMFGDMAFMFAQLVSQSFKMALQIAMPFVVLGLLFNVVLGLISRLMPQIQIFFVGIPVQLLGGVLILGLTSSAVVTFFLANFQDTLQAYLTPR; encoded by the coding sequence ATGCCGTTCGGCGTGCCGCTCCAGCAGTTCGTGCCCGGCGAGATCTTCGCCTTCATCGTGGTCTTCGCGCGGCTGGGCTCGACCTTCACCTTGCTTCCGGGCTTCGGGGAGTCCTTCATCCCCGGCAGGGTCCGGCTCGGCATCGCTCTTGCGGTCACCTTCGTCGTGACACCCTTGGTGCGGCCGATCCTGCCGCCCTTGCCCGACGACATGGTACGCTTGCTCTCGATCCTGTTCACCGAGGTGATCACCGGCATGTTCATCGGCGTCGTCACCCGGCTTCTGATCACCACGCTTGACACCGCGGGGACATTCATCTCCTTCCAGACCGGGCTGTCCGCCGCGCAGGCCTTCAACCCGGCCCTGTCCCAGTCGGGCACCATCGTCGGCGCGTTCCTGGCGCTCGCCGGGGTGGTGGCGCTCTTCGCCACCGACATGCATTATCTCGTGCTGCGCGCGCTCGTCGACAGCTACACGCTGTTTCGCCCGGGCTCGCCGCCGATGTTCGGCGACATGGCCTTCATGTTCGCCCAGCTCGTCAGCCAGAGCTTCAAGATGGCCCTCCAGATCGCGATGCCCTTCGTCGTCCTCGGGCTCTTGTTCAATGTGGTGCTCGGGCTTATCTCCAGGCTGATGCCGCAGATCCAGATCTTCTTCGTCGGCATCCCGGTGCAGCTCTTGGGCGGAGTCCTGATCCTCGGCCTCACCAGCTCGGCCGTGGTCACGTTCTTCCTGGCGAACTTTCAAGATACGCTGCAAGCGTATCTCACTCCGAGGTAA
- the flhB gene encoding flagellar biosynthesis protein FlhB has protein sequence MSEDDSGKTEEPSGKKLGEARSRGQTWASREVGSWAMLSVLLAMVYFLLPRMVRDVGSVALPFIEKPDQISLDQGNLGNVLTETMLALVPPLTIPLILVLIASIAPSIAQSGFIFTTHNLKPSFSKLSLAGGLQRLVSVQAMLDMAKNIGKMLIVGSVAGFIAFPELSHIESLVTAEIVDAAQEMQSIVVDILGGTLVVLAIMAVGDVFYQRHKFYKQLRMTKQEVKDEFKQAEGDPTVKGRLRQIRFDRARARMMQAVPKADVVITNPTHYAVALEYKPDKMDAPKLTAKGADLIAKRIREVAEENGVPVVENPPIARALYASVEIDQEIPPEHYKAVAEIISYVYKLKRKTVPA, from the coding sequence TTGTCCGAAGACGACTCAGGCAAAACCGAAGAACCGAGCGGCAAAAAGCTCGGCGAAGCGCGCTCGCGCGGCCAGACCTGGGCCTCGCGCGAGGTCGGCAGCTGGGCGATGCTGAGCGTGCTGCTGGCGATGGTGTATTTCCTGCTGCCGCGCATGGTGCGCGACGTCGGCTCGGTGGCGCTTCCCTTCATCGAGAAGCCGGACCAGATCTCGCTCGATCAGGGCAATCTCGGCAATGTCCTGACCGAGACGATGCTCGCCCTGGTGCCGCCGCTGACCATTCCTCTCATCCTGGTCCTGATCGCCTCGATCGCGCCATCCATCGCGCAGAGCGGCTTCATCTTCACCACCCATAACTTGAAGCCGAGCTTCAGCAAGCTGTCGCTGGCCGGCGGCCTCCAGCGCCTGGTCTCGGTGCAGGCGATGCTCGACATGGCGAAGAACATCGGCAAGATGCTGATCGTCGGCTCCGTCGCCGGCTTCATCGCCTTTCCGGAGCTGAGCCATATCGAGTCCCTGGTAACGGCGGAGATCGTCGACGCCGCGCAGGAGATGCAATCGATCGTCGTCGATATTCTGGGAGGCACGCTGGTGGTGCTCGCCATAATGGCGGTGGGCGACGTCTTCTACCAGCGCCACAAGTTCTACAAGCAGCTGCGCATGACCAAGCAGGAGGTCAAGGACGAGTTCAAGCAGGCCGAAGGCGATCCCACGGTCAAAGGCCGCTTGCGGCAGATCCGCTTCGACCGTGCCCGCGCGCGCATGATGCAAGCCGTGCCCAAGGCCGACGTGGTGATCACCAACCCAACCCATTATGCGGTGGCACTCGAATACAAGCCGGACAAGATGGACGCCCCGAAGCTGACGGCGAAGGGTGCCGACCTGATCGCCAAGCGCATTCGCGAGGTCGCCGAGGAGAACGGCGTGCCGGTCGTGGAGAACCCGCCGATCGCGCGCGCCCTCTATGCGAGCGTCGAGATCGACCAGGAAATTCCCCCCGAGCACTACAAGGCGGTGGCCGAGATCATCTCCTATGTCTACAAGCTCAAGCGCAAGACCGTCCCGGCTTAA
- a CDS encoding response regulator gives MSTSSSARPSRLNRLGAWLPFAVVPAACALALALAVLSPWPQAAGIALAGAVLLAAALAGRWLGERDGSQPARAVTQGFEAGIASVVTDAAGRALAANAAARRILAEGRQQPRQRRLVIDEARLAATFADPDGRIGHLAREARAGHRHSVDLRLDPGVGRGWLEVTAAPAPGQKGWVVWRFAEANRRIEASLDLVAERSHSAELRVTLASIEQRFQRFFEELPVGWAVVDGEGRIEDSNRAFRELVGVPLDPRGRNFATMVRAEDQGRVAARIEEAMRGGTQTAPEEVRFSGTSERVASLYVGRIDTPDDSPAGLVLHLLDISTLKALESQFVQSQKMQAIGQLAGGVAHDFNNLLTAMIGYSDLLLLRHRPGDPSFADIMQVKQNANRAANLVRQLLAFSRQQTLRPRVLNLTDVLAELSHLLRRLLGDTLQLEVVHGRDLKPVKVDQGQFEQVVINLAVNARDAMHPGGRLAINTANIRIEYAQSRGAEVVPAGDYVEIRVADTGSGIAPEHLGRIFEPFFSTKPVGSGTGLGLSTVYGIVKQTGGFVFVESMLGGGTSFTIWLPVHAGGVVEEAAEEEEGRRQVRDLTGAGTILLVEDEDPVRLFSARALRSKGYKVFEARSGEAALDLLLEETMPVDLLITDMMMPTLDGPSLVKLARERRPDLKVVCISGYTEDTLRERIPQDDITVFLAKPFSLKQLAQTVKEVLTQE, from the coding sequence ATGTCTACAAGCTCAAGCGCAAGACCGTCCCGGCTTAATCGGCTCGGCGCTTGGCTTCCCTTTGCGGTCGTGCCGGCCGCCTGCGCACTTGCCCTCGCGCTTGCCGTTCTCTCCCCCTGGCCCCAGGCGGCCGGGATCGCGCTTGCCGGCGCGGTTCTCCTCGCCGCCGCGCTCGCCGGAAGGTGGCTCGGCGAGCGCGACGGCAGCCAGCCGGCTCGCGCGGTCACGCAAGGCTTCGAGGCGGGTATCGCCAGCGTCGTGACCGACGCCGCCGGCCGCGCCTTGGCCGCCAATGCCGCCGCGCGGCGCATCCTTGCCGAGGGCCGGCAGCAGCCGCGTCAGCGCCGGCTGGTGATCGACGAGGCCCGCTTGGCGGCCACCTTCGCCGATCCCGACGGCCGCATCGGCCACCTCGCCCGCGAAGCCAGGGCGGGACACCGCCACAGCGTCGATTTGCGCCTGGATCCCGGCGTCGGTCGCGGCTGGCTCGAGGTGACGGCAGCGCCGGCGCCGGGCCAGAAGGGCTGGGTCGTCTGGCGGTTTGCCGAGGCCAATCGGCGGATCGAGGCGAGCCTGGACCTGGTCGCCGAGCGCAGCCACAGCGCCGAGCTCCGGGTGACGCTGGCCTCGATCGAGCAGCGGTTTCAGCGGTTCTTCGAGGAGCTTCCGGTCGGCTGGGCGGTGGTCGACGGAGAGGGCAGGATCGAGGATTCGAACCGCGCTTTCCGCGAGCTCGTCGGCGTGCCGCTCGATCCGCGCGGCCGCAATTTCGCGACCATGGTCAGAGCGGAGGATCAGGGACGCGTCGCCGCCCGGATCGAGGAGGCGATGCGGGGCGGAACCCAGACCGCGCCGGAGGAGGTGCGGTTCTCCGGCACCTCCGAGCGCGTCGCCTCGCTCTATGTCGGGCGGATCGACACGCCCGACGACAGCCCGGCCGGGCTGGTGCTGCACCTCCTCGACATCAGCACGCTCAAGGCCCTGGAAAGCCAGTTCGTGCAGTCGCAGAAGATGCAGGCGATCGGCCAGCTCGCCGGCGGCGTCGCCCACGACTTCAACAATCTCTTGACGGCGATGATCGGCTATAGCGATCTCTTGCTGCTCCGCCACCGTCCGGGCGATCCGTCCTTCGCCGACATCATGCAGGTGAAGCAGAACGCCAACCGTGCCGCCAACCTGGTGCGCCAGCTCCTCGCCTTCTCGCGCCAGCAGACGCTGAGGCCGCGGGTCTTGAACCTGACCGATGTGCTGGCGGAGCTGTCGCATCTGTTGCGGCGGCTCTTGGGCGACACCCTTCAGCTCGAGGTCGTGCATGGCCGCGACCTGAAGCCGGTCAAGGTCGACCAGGGCCAGTTCGAGCAGGTCGTCATCAACCTCGCAGTCAATGCGCGCGACGCCATGCACCCGGGCGGGCGGCTGGCGATCAATACCGCCAACATCCGGATCGAGTATGCCCAGAGCCGCGGTGCCGAGGTGGTTCCGGCCGGCGACTATGTCGAGATCCGCGTCGCCGACACCGGCTCCGGCATAGCGCCCGAGCATCTGGGGCGCATCTTCGAGCCGTTCTTCTCGACCAAGCCGGTGGGATCGGGGACCGGACTCGGCCTTTCCACGGTCTACGGCATCGTCAAGCAGACCGGCGGCTTCGTGTTCGTCGAATCCATGCTCGGCGGCGGCACGTCGTTCACCATCTGGCTTCCCGTCCATGCCGGCGGCGTCGTGGAGGAGGCGGCCGAGGAGGAGGAGGGGCGCCGGCAGGTGCGCGACCTGACGGGTGCTGGCACCATCCTTCTGGTCGAGGACGAGGACCCGGTCAGGCTGTTCAGCGCCCGCGCGCTCCGCAGCAAGGGCTACAAGGTGTTCGAAGCCAGATCCGGAGAAGCCGCCCTCGATCTCTTGCTGGAGGAGACGATGCCGGTCGATCTGCTCATCACCGACATGATGATGCCCACCCTCGACGGCCCGAGCTTGGTCAAGCTGGCGCGCGAGCGGCGCCCGGACCTGAAGGTGGTCTGCATCTCCGGCTACACCGAAGACACGCTCCGCGAACGCATCCCCCAGGACGACATCACCGTCTTCCTGGCGAAGCCCTTCAGCCTGAAACAGCTGGCACAGACGGTGAAAGAGGTGCTGACCCAGGAGTGA
- a CDS encoding DUF86 domain-containing protein produces the protein MAKRQDAQLVQDIVEAIGRIGRYTGGLSYQRFLEDTMVQDAVVRNLEIVGEAAKGFSPDFRKKHRAIRWQDVAGMRDRLIHHYAGVNWEIVWDVIQAKLPELSSQLRALAEHGKK, from the coding sequence ATGGCTAAGCGCCAGGATGCGCAGCTTGTCCAGGACATCGTCGAAGCGATCGGCAGAATTGGCCGCTACACCGGCGGCCTGAGCTATCAGCGGTTTCTCGAGGACACGATGGTGCAGGATGCCGTCGTGCGGAACCTCGAAATCGTCGGCGAGGCCGCAAAGGGGTTCTCTCCGGATTTTCGCAAAAAGCACAGGGCAATTCGGTGGCAGGACGTCGCCGGCATGCGCGACCGCCTCATCCACCACTATGCGGGCGTCAACTGGGAGATCGTCTGGGATGTGATCCAGGCGAAGCTGCCTGAGCTCAGCAGCCAGTTGAGGGCGCTGGCGGAACATGGAAAAAAGTAA
- a CDS encoding nucleotidyltransferase family protein — translation MKKPSKSELTRQGILRTLRQNAELLERYSVRKIGLFGSYAKGKQNERSDIDLLVEFERPTYDNFLGLSEHLEKLLGRKVEILTPDGLESIRVKEIADDIRSALAYG, via the coding sequence ATGAAAAAACCGTCGAAAAGCGAACTTACCCGGCAGGGAATCCTTCGCACGCTACGGCAGAACGCCGAGCTGCTTGAGAGGTATTCCGTACGAAAGATCGGCCTCTTTGGCTCCTACGCCAAAGGTAAGCAGAACGAGCGGAGCGACATCGACCTTCTCGTCGAGTTCGAGCGGCCGACCTACGACAACTTCCTGGGTCTATCGGAGCACCTGGAGAAGCTCCTCGGAAGGAAGGTGGAAATCCTAACGCCCGATGGACTCGAGAGCATTCGCGTAAAGGAAATCGCTGACGACATCCGGAGCGCTCTCGCATATGGCTAA
- a CDS encoding PIG-L family deacetylase, with translation MTPEQRRILRQSRESPLLLLWQALLPLRSVVSFMMTGAHPDDETSALLARLAKGDGARVIYVSATRGGGGQNALGPESGEALALIRSHEMERAAAVLGMEVDWLEQGFGDRLSDFGFAKTPEATTAIWGEDRLLERLVEAIRRSRPDIVSPTFLDVPGQHGHHRAVTRATFKAFEAAADPARFPEQIEAGLRPWRIAKLYLPAYSGAGATYDDAEPPPPATLTVDVGGFDRWLGATYAEIGEWSRLCHRSQGMGRWRPEEDAPAIALNLAQTRLQRVNAEGSIFDGLPRRLGDLATGMKGAPSDALRQADRAIEAAIEAFPDFDRVAASVHEALGAIDHVLQTLGGLARTIAEDLEHRLGIKRRQLARASRLALSLVARLELPAMVVLGQPATGRLVLFQGGKPLTVRGSATSEAGTVEGPTAEGTLRYIPGSHAPFRQRFDPLAANAPIEGRLGYTVDGVDIEDAVAPEILPLEVPPLELTPAPEARVVVAGSQPRLEVRIGARNHTPAPIQTRLRLLGAEAVAPPLRLGPFEAAEISLTAATPAPGHASWQVVADGIAHGRVRRQHYPHIGTTGWIEPATLDLLVVDLALPPGVRIGYVEGGLDRVAGWLEEIGLQVERLSDDEILGGDLGRFETIVIGIKAFGRLPAAAPARLKDYVSRGGHLVSQYHRPGDGWDAAVTPPKRIAIGQPSLRWRVADPAAPIRILASGHPLLTYPNAIGPADWAGWQKERGLSFAASWDPAYVPLLAMADPGEAPLEGGLLSAPIGAGRHTHVSLALAHQLDRLVPGAFRLFANLVQPAGIGGGRLGGAAAALDRSSNP, from the coding sequence ATGACTCCAGAGCAACGCCGCATCCTTCGCCAGTCGCGGGAGAGCCCACTCCTCCTTCTATGGCAGGCCTTGCTGCCGCTGCGCTCGGTGGTGAGCTTCATGATGACCGGAGCGCATCCCGACGACGAGACGAGCGCGCTCTTGGCCCGGCTCGCCAAAGGCGACGGTGCCCGCGTGATCTACGTCTCGGCCACCCGCGGCGGCGGCGGACAGAACGCGCTCGGCCCGGAATCCGGCGAGGCGCTGGCGCTCATACGCTCCCATGAGATGGAGAGAGCCGCCGCCGTTCTCGGCATGGAGGTTGACTGGCTGGAGCAAGGGTTCGGCGATCGTTTAAGCGATTTCGGCTTCGCCAAGACGCCGGAGGCGACCACCGCAATCTGGGGCGAGGACCGGCTCCTGGAGCGATTGGTGGAGGCCATCCGCCGGAGCCGCCCCGACATCGTGTCGCCCACCTTCCTCGATGTGCCGGGACAGCACGGCCATCATCGCGCCGTCACCCGCGCCACCTTCAAGGCCTTCGAGGCGGCCGCCGACCCGGCCCGCTTCCCCGAGCAGATCGAAGCCGGCCTCCGCCCATGGCGCATCGCCAAGCTGTATCTGCCGGCTTATTCCGGCGCCGGTGCGACCTATGACGACGCCGAGCCGCCGCCGCCGGCGACGCTCACCGTCGATGTCGGCGGCTTCGATCGCTGGCTCGGCGCCACTTACGCCGAGATCGGCGAATGGTCGCGCCTCTGTCACCGAAGCCAGGGCATGGGGCGCTGGCGCCCTGAGGAAGACGCGCCGGCGATCGCGCTCAATCTGGCGCAAACGCGGCTGCAGCGGGTGAATGCCGAGGGATCGATCTTCGATGGGTTGCCGCGGCGGCTCGGCGATCTGGCGACCGGCATGAAGGGCGCCCCCAGCGATGCCTTGCGCCAAGCCGACCGGGCGATCGAGGCGGCGATCGAGGCCTTCCCGGACTTCGATCGCGTCGCCGCTTCGGTGCATGAAGCGTTGGGCGCCATCGACCATGTCCTGCAGACTCTGGGTGGGCTCGCACGGACGATCGCCGAGGATTTGGAGCACCGGCTCGGCATCAAGCGCCGCCAGCTTGCCCGGGCGAGCCGGCTCGCCCTCTCCCTGGTCGCCCGCCTGGAGCTGCCGGCAATGGTGGTCCTGGGCCAGCCCGCGACGGGACGCCTTGTCCTTTTCCAAGGCGGGAAGCCGCTCACGGTTCGCGGGTCCGCGACCAGCGAAGCCGGCACGGTCGAGGGGCCGACGGCAGAGGGCACGCTTCGATACATCCCGGGATCCCACGCGCCGTTTCGGCAGCGCTTCGATCCGCTGGCCGCCAATGCGCCGATCGAAGGCCGGCTCGGCTACACCGTCGATGGCGTCGACATCGAGGATGCGGTGGCGCCGGAAATCCTGCCCCTCGAGGTCCCGCCCCTGGAGCTGACACCGGCGCCTGAGGCCCGGGTGGTGGTCGCCGGCTCGCAGCCGCGCCTCGAGGTCCGCATCGGGGCGCGCAACCACACGCCGGCGCCGATCCAGACCCGGCTCCGGCTCCTCGGTGCCGAGGCGGTGGCACCTCCGCTTCGCCTCGGTCCGTTTGAGGCCGCCGAGATCAGCCTCACCGCGGCGACGCCAGCCCCGGGTCACGCAAGCTGGCAGGTGGTGGCCGACGGTATCGCCCATGGGCGCGTGCGCCGTCAGCACTATCCCCATATCGGCACCACCGGCTGGATCGAGCCCGCCACTCTCGATCTTCTGGTGGTCGACCTGGCGCTTCCCCCGGGGGTTCGTATCGGCTATGTCGAAGGCGGCCTCGATCGCGTCGCCGGCTGGCTCGAAGAGATCGGGCTTCAGGTGGAGCGGCTCTCCGACGACGAGATCCTCGGCGGCGATCTCGGCCGTTTCGAGACCATCGTCATCGGCATCAAGGCCTTCGGCCGGCTTCCGGCGGCAGCGCCGGCGCGGCTCAAGGACTATGTGAGCCGAGGCGGGCATCTCGTCAGCCAATATCACCGGCCCGGCGATGGCTGGGACGCGGCGGTGACGCCGCCCAAGCGCATCGCCATCGGCCAGCCGTCGCTGCGTTGGCGGGTGGCCGATCCGGCGGCACCGATCCGGATTCTGGCGTCCGGGCATCCGCTCCTGACCTATCCCAATGCCATCGGCCCCGCCGATTGGGCGGGATGGCAGAAGGAGCGCGGCCTCTCCTTCGCTGCATCCTGGGATCCGGCTTATGTGCCGCTGCTGGCCATGGCCGACCCCGGTGAAGCGCCGCTCGAAGGCGGGCTTCTGTCGGCGCCGATCGGAGCCGGCCGCCACACCCATGTCAGCCTGGCGCTGGCCCATCAGCTGGATCGGCTGGTTCCCGGCGCCTTCCGCCTCTTCGCCAATCTGGTGCAGCCGGCAGGGATAGGTGGCGGGCGCCTGGGTGGAGCAGCCGCCGCCCTCGACAGATCATCGAACCCTTAA